CTTGCATACATGCGTGTATGGCATCGGAGAGGTCGGCCTTGATCGGATTCAGCTTTTCATTTATTCCATAGACAACGATCATAGGCCTTCTTGAATAATTTTTGAGAGAAAACTGCTCAAGGCTGAAGTATGAAGTGCTGACTCATCGATCCCGCTTAGCCCGCTTCTTTGATGCAGGGTCAAATCGAGAGGGGACCCTATCCTTTTCGAATCTGCCTTCTTCAAGGTCTGTCGGGGAGATCACGTAGGGGACAATGTTTTCCGGTCTCGTGCTAGATCTCTTCAGGGAGGTTTTCGAAACTTTCTCGGTTCTTCACCGTATATCCACGATGACCTTACCCACCGTTGGTCCGGATTCGATTTCTCTATGGGCCGCTGCGATTTCCTCCAGTTCAAAGGTCTTCGAGACGTGGGGTGTGAGCTTTCCGGAATCGAGTAAACTTGCCATTTGCTGCATATGATCGCCACTGGGGAAGACACTCATGAAATAGTTTACGTTGAGAGACTGCGTCTCGGCGGCCTTTCGTGCAGGCTCGCCAAGTCCTGATGGAAGATTGATGATCGTGCCGCCGCGGCGCATGACCTTTACCGTGCGTTCGAAGTGGCTTCCTCCCTGGGTTTCCAGGCAGAAATCAATCTCTTTGAGTTCGTTCGTGAAATCCACCTCGCGATAGTCAAGATGCTCATCTGCCCCGCAGGTGAGGACGAACTCCCGGTTGCGGGCTGACGAAGTTCCAATGACATAGGCGCCTAAATGCTTGGCAATTTGTACGGC
The sequence above is drawn from the Puniceicoccus vermicola genome and encodes:
- a CDS encoding zinc-binding dehydrogenase, producing the protein MPFATTLAALTAWQAFTHFGTINKGDRVLIHAASGGVGHFAVQIAKHLGAYVIGTSSARNREFVLTCGADEHLDYREVDFTNELKEIDFCLETQGGSHFERTVKVMRRGGTIINLPSGLGEPARKAAETQSLNVNYFMSVFPSGDHMQQMASLLDSGKLTPHVSKTFELEEIAAAHREIESGPTVGKVIVDIR